The DNA segment AAAGACCCACCAGCAGGGAGCCAGATTGGAAGGAAGAGAAGAACTTTCGATTCACCTATGGTGCAAGAAGGGACCCAAACTATAGTTCGAGCTCTTTGCGTATTGGCAAGTCTGGAGAAGAAGATAAACGCCGGCCTGCGAGAGAGAGACTATCTTTCTCTAAGGAGGAGACTTCATCGGCTCATATGGAGGCTCGTTCTAGAACGATCCCACAGAACCAGAGAACTGAATGGAGACCAGTGGCCAGCGGGTCCCAACAGAGGAGCCAAACAAAATCTGCGCAGTCACTGGTGTCACACACCCCTTCGCCTAGACCTCAGAGAGAAGGAGGTTCTAGCCTGCAAGCTCTATCACAGACTAATAAACACAACTCAGGAGAAGGAAGCCTTCTTTCAAACGATCGTCGATCTGCTCTTCAACGGCTATCTCTTCCTACAGAACGTGTTCCCTTACTACAAGACGGAATTGCAAACGCTGCATCCGGAAGGCTACAGGAAGTTGATATTCACTATCTAGAAGAAATTCTGACAGTGCAAAAAGGTTCTAGTGTACCGTCTACCTCACGGAACCCGGGTGGTAGCGGTGGGGGCGCTGTAGGGGGTACTAACTTACCAGCTAATTCACGAGAGCGAGTTGGTAGCAGGGAGATCGAGTACAACTCCACCCAGGATCGCTCCCCAATTCGAACCCTCAGTGAAGATAGGGTCCACGTGTCTCTTCGCCTGGGACCTCTATTTGATACAGAGGAGGAGGACCTCAACCTCCCAAGTGCAGCCATGATGCCTCCACCTTTGAATACTGCTAGTCAACTAGTAGGCACAAAGGACACATGCTCTTCTGTTTCAAGAAAGAGAGGCCCAAAGGGTCAAAGCCAAGGACTGCAATTGAAAAAGAGGAGAGTCACAAAGATTCAAAGCTCACCAAAAAGAAGACTAAACAAGGAAGCTGGTATCAGTGGTGCAGGGAATAAATCCTCTAAACCTGCAGCAGTAGCGAAAGGAACACAACCAAGAACCACGATTATACCAGCAACAAAGAAGAAGGGAACGGATTTTCGGTCCGGTCCAAAACCTCTTCCTTAGTCAATATGAGCTGGAACTGTCAAGGTATCGGGAGCGACCTGACAGTTCGTCGTCTGCGGGAGTTCAGAACCAAAAACTCCCCGGACATAATGTTCCTTATGGAGACTAAGAGAAAGGATGAGGATGTCTTCAAGATGTATAGGGGAACGGATTTTACAAATCATTATACAGTCCCACCGGATGGTCTTAGTGGTGGACTGGCCCTATCTTGGAAAGATAATGTTGATGTTGATGTACTTATGGCTTCAGCTAATGTAATAGATACAAGGATCACTTTTAATGGAATGACCTTTTTTGTATCTTACATCTATGGCGCGCCTCAAAGTGAAAACAGACCGAGATTCTGGCAGGAGATCTCGGATATTGGAGCGCAAAGAGAGTCAGCATGGCTACTCACCGGTGACTTCAACGACCTTCTTGATAACTCGGAGAAGGTGGGTGGGCCGCTGAGATGGGAAGGCTCTTTCTTATCCTTCAGAAACTTTGTAGCTCAAAACGGATTATGGGACCTCCAATTCTCGGGGAATTCTCTTTCATGGCGGGGAACTAGATATACACACTTCATCCAATCGAGACTTGATAGAGTAATGGCTAATGTGGCCTGGATGGAGATGTTTCCGGCAGCCAGAAGTGAGTATCTTCGCTTTGAGGGATCTGATCATAGACCTGTGCTCACACATTTTGACCTTaacctgaagaagaagaaaggcaaTTTCCGATATGATCGGACCTTGAGCAAGAAACCAGAAATTCAAGAACTAGTGGAGAGGACATGGAACTTGGAAAAGGAAGCATCTGTCATAACAAAACTTGATCAGATTCGGAGAAGCTTGATTGCGTGGGTTAAAGCACAATCAGCAGAGAGTAAggataaattgtttaaaaatcaaGACCTGCTGGAAAAGGCTCTCTCGGAACAAACCCCAGACCAGGACCGAATTCTTGAGCTGAAGCAACTGCTGGAAGCAGCCTATGCAGAGGAAGAGGCTTTCTGGCGACAGCGAAGCAGAATCCAGTGGCTGAGTGAAGGGGACAGGAACTCCGGCTTCTTCCACGCTGTTACTAGAGGTCGCAGAGCCCGGAACAAGTTCTCTGTCATAGAAAATGAGGAAGGGCAAACCTTTCACGAGGAGGATCAGATTGTTAACGCCTTTGTAACTTTCTATCAGAGCCTTTTTACAGCGGGGAACAATGATCTGGCGGTGGTGCAAGAGGTCCTCTCTCCAAAGATCCCATGGGAGGCAAACCGAGAGCTTATTGCCATACCAGATAAAGCGGAGGTACGAGCGGCTGTCTTTGCCATTAACCCCGACAAAGCACCAGGCCCGGATGGCTTCTCTGCGGGTTTCTATCAAAGTTTTTGGGACATAGTTGGAGAGGACATCTACTACGACATCCGGGGTTTCTTTGAAACAAGCCACCTCCACCCAAGACAGAATGAAACCCATATTAGATTGATCCCAAAGACGAAGAGTTCTAAGCGGGTGTCTGAATACCGACCTATAGCGCTGTGTACAACACACTATAAGATCATTGCCAAACTCTTGTCAAAGAGGATCCAGCCGCTGTTACATTCGATCATCTCCCCATCGCAGTCCGCTTTCGTCCCGGGTCGGGCGATAGCTGATAATGTTCTCATTACTCACGAGATCCTTCACTATCTACGCAAGTCAGGAGCTAAGAAACACGTATCTATGGCAGTGAAGACAGATATGAGTAAAGCGTACGATAGAATTGAATGGAGCTTCTTGCGGGCAGTGTTAATGCGGTTGGGCTTTCATGAGATTCTGATAGGATGGCTGATGGAGTGTGTGTCCTCAGTCTCTTACTCTTTCCTGGTCAATGGAGGACCACAGGGACGAGTGATCCCATCAAGAGGGCTCCGGCAAGGTGATCCGCTATCCCCGTACCTGTTCATCTTATGTACAGAAGTCTTATCGGGGCTTTGCCACCAAGCGATGATACAAGGAACCCTGCCGGGGGTTAAGGTCGGAAGAAACTGTCCACCAATAAACCACTTGCTCTTTGCCGACGACACGATGTTCTTCGGGAAATCAAACTCTGATAGCTGCAAGACTCTCACATCGATCCTCAGCAGATACGAAGCAGCTTCAGGGCAATGTATAAACAGAGCAAAATCGGCTATCACCTTCTCGTCGAAAACTAATATGGCAGCAAAGATAAGAGTTAAGCAGGAGCTGAACATTAGTAACGAGGGAGGGATTGGCAAATACTTAGGCTTACCGGAACACTtcggaagaaagaaaagagatatCTTTGCTGAGATATTAGACCGGATTAGACAAAAAGCCCACAGTTGGTCAGCAAGATATCTTTCCGGTGCTGGAAAAATGGTTCTCCTAAAGGCGGTTTTAGCCTCTATGCCAACATATGCAATGTCTTGCTTCAAGCTCCCGAAGTCGCTATGCAAACAGATACAGTCGATCCTCACTCGCTTTTGGTGGGACGTTAAACCGGACGTGCGGAAGATGTGTTGGGTCGCATGGGATAAACTCACTCTTCCAAAAGGCGCTGGTGGCTTGGGATTTAAAGAGATTGAAGTGTTCAATGATGCCCTACTGGCTAAACATGCTTGGCGACTACTCAAGAATCCCTCCTCTCTTTTGGGAAGAACCCTGCTGAATAGATACTGCCGCCATGATCATTTTCTAAACTGCTCAGCCCCAAATGCCGCCTCACATGGATGGAGGGGGATTTTGGCAGGGAGAGAAATTATCAAGCGGGGCCTGGGATGGGTGATAGGGGATGGCAAATCTGTGAGAATATGGAAAGATAACTGGCTATCTACGAGTCAACAGATTTGTCCAATGGGACCAACTCGAGAGGAAGATCAGAATATGCTGGTTAGCGAACTACTGATGTCTGATTCAGCAGAGTGGAACGTTAACAAAATCAAGCAAGTCCTTCCCCACTACGAAGACCTGATCAGGAAGCTGGTCCCGAGTGATTGCGGAATGCGCGATGAACTGGTTTGGTTGCAGGAGAAAACCGGAAACTACACTACTAAATCCGGGTACGCTCTAGCAAAGATCAATGTATCAGAGACCCGTGAGACGTTCAACTGGGGCCAATGTATCTGGAATGTGAAGTGTTCCCCGAAGGTGAAGAACTTTCTGTGGAAACTCAAGCATGAGGCGGTAGCAGTTGGCGACACTCTCCTCAAACGTGGAATTATGGTAGACGGAAAGTGCAGTAGGTGCGGGGAAGTTGAGACCACTGCCCATGTTATGTTTCACTGCCCTTTTGCAAGGAGAATCTGGGAGAAGGTCCCAGCACACTTGGTTCCTGGTGCTTCGCAAGTGAGATCAATGGAAGATTTATTGAAAGCTTGTACCAGGATGATTAACCTTCCCCCGCTGGGATTTTCTTCGCCCCTATACCCGTGGCTCTTGTGGTTCCTTTGGACAAGTAGAAATCAGCTGGTGTTTGAGGATAAGTCTTTCTCGGAAACAGAGGTCTTAGGAAAAGCTTTGAAACATGCTAGAGAGTGGCACAACTCGAACCTAACCACCTCGCCTCACTCTGTTTCGAAGAAAGACTGCTCTACGAGTGTGCCTCAAGCTCAGCCCCGAGAGAACGAGTTTCTCTGCTTCTCAGATGCAGCTTGGAATAGTGCTTCTAGTGCAGGAGGTTTGGGCTGGACATGCTCTAACTCTGCCGGTGCTACTCTCCTGCAAGGATCTTCACCGTGCCCCATAGTGGCATCAGCGCTAGTTGCAGAAGCACTGGCACTCAAGGCGGGTATCAAAGCCGCTATCTCCCTTAATATCAAAGACCTTGTCTGTCACTCAGACTCAAAAGGCTTGATCAATCTGATCACAGGAAACACGTCTGTGATTGCTCTCCAAGGAATTCTCCATGACATCAGTGTGTTGAGTAATTCCTTGTCGTCTATCTCTTTTAAATTTGTACCTCGGCGTTGTAACACGATCACTGATCGTCTGGCCAAAGAGGCTCTGTTTTCTGTATCAAACTCTTCTTTGGGAAGAGAGAACCTTGTAGCTTAAGCTTTTATAAATgaatgtttgaccaaaaaaaaaaaaaaaaaaagccacaGTGTTGAtatatcattaatttataatatatctgGCCACTAGCtgtattatcattatcatctcCTCTGCCGATAAGGAAGGTATATCacgattttttttctaataatttatgttGATTAGtccttatttttatattttgtttttttttttgtttgaacacCATATTTTGGTTTCTGTGTTACATTTTCCCggtttaaaaataaacaatgttAAACTACTATTATAGTTATCTTCTTTTACAGTggctttgttattttatgtaattataaATAAAGACATATTTCATCGGTTTAAAAATGTAAActataataaaaagaatataaatcattctaaaataatttttctattttaagaatttattagaaattatttatctttaaatttgtttaaaatattttttataacacCTAATAATGTGCAACAATATAATTCTAAAACAATTAAACATGGAAACTTCGCaattaatataaacatattattgtGTTATATAACcgtagattaaaaaaaatagaaggtaacaccaattaaaaataataatttttaaaaatcaaggaaagaacaaaaaaaaagagagttataACTAACAGGTTGGATTAGTGGCATTTGATGCGGTGAACCCATGATTCAATTTCTATAGGGAATTTACAATTATTGACATCACTGGGATCCAATATATTAGTCGGTTAACTTTGGGTTAACTTTGGTCACCCGACAATGTGATTAATAAAAAAGGAGTTATGATTATGAACTCATTAAgttatatatccaaataatgaaaaaatataaagcaGAAAAAGGAAGTTAAACAAAAACGGAATGTGCTTATATGGCTGTATCAGGCACAGCAACGTGGTGCCTGAATGATACTAATAATCAATACCTGACGCTTCCCTTATTTTCTCATTTTcgtatataaaatcattataagaAATACAGATCGAAATCAAATCTTCTGATTACATTTTTATCATACAATAACATAATGAACAGTTCATTTGATTAAAGATAAAAGAAGCGTGTGTTGTCGCCATTTTCTTTTCAGCATTTTCTGTaacctctccctctctctctctctctctctctctctctctctctcaaccatTTCATTTTGTACTGTCTCTCTCTGATCATATCATGGCTTCTTCTGAATCCACTGGTACTCTTTCTTACATTCTCAATTTCATATTGGTGATTAGTAAATTATGCATCTCTACCATCATAAAATCGATCTTTAAACGTTTTATTGGGTTGTTTTCTTAGAAGTGAAATTTGTGCCAGAAGAAGATAATTTCTTGCAGAGACATGTCGCCTTCTTCGACAGGAACAAAGATGGCATCGTTTATCCCTCGGAGACTTATCAAGGTACTACGGTTTTCTTGAACAGAAAACTCTTTTAGTTCAAACCAAAATGTCTTAATCAATCTCtgtaatatcattaaaatagatttgttttttAGATCTATTGTTTTTCTGCATATAGATTTGTGTGGCTCTTATGGTCTGATGACTCTCTCTCATCTCAGTAATCTAAGTAAGATTTTCGATATTTTCTATACTAATTAACTTTACTGTCTTCGGGACACGACGAAACAAGAACAGGGTTTAGAGCAATAGGATGTGGATATCTCTTGTCGGCATTCGCTTCTTTGTTCATTAACATGGGTCTTAGCAGCAAAACTCGTCCGGTACATTAAAGATTAAGTTCCTAATGTTAATGATTTCATTCtttattacaaataaaaaaggaaTCAGTGTGATGTGTGTTTTTGATTTGCAGGGAAAAGGTTTCTCACTCTCTTTTCCTATAGAAGTTAAAAATATCCACCTTGCCAAACATGGTAGCGATTCAGGCGTTTACGACAAGGATGGAAGGTAAATTACAGAGTTTTATGatgattttagtatatatttcttacattttcaaaatataattaattttccaaaaattgtttaaaataaaattttgaagttgTTAATATctgtttagtaatttataattatattttgtaacctatAAATTAATTCTACcgaattaatatttatttaaactactgaaataattaatcatcaaatgatttaattgaaaataattttatttatttttgacatGTGTAAAAAGCTGAAagtattatttaaaatagaaacattaaaCATAACCTTTTTATTCATTTTGAATTTCTTGAGGTTTGTGGAATCGAAGTTCGAGGAGATATTCGCGAAGCATTCACATACACATCCCAATGCTTTGACGGGCAAAGAACTCCAAGAACTCCTCGACTCAAACAAAGAAGCTAATGATCGTAAAGGAGCGTAAGTATCCCAACCGGTTTGGTTTAACTCggtttttaatttattctctTAACCGATGGTATGTATCCGATTCTGAATGGTTGTTATACGTGAACTGAATATATTTGCAGGATTGCTGCTTATACGGAGTGGAAAATCTTGCATTATCTATGCAAAGACAAGAACGGTTTGTTGCACAAAGATACAGTGAGAGCTGTCTACGATGGTTCTCTTTTCGAGAAACTCGAGAAACAAACAGCTTCTAAGAAACATCCATGAAACACaccatcttaaaaaaaaacctctTGTATGCTTGTGAATctgtttatttataaaacattttatcaGTGAACAATGGCGTGAAGATTGCAATGTGTttgattcttttaaaatttatagtttttgtgTGTATTATGATTGAGATTGTGTACGTACTTAAATTTTATTCCAATAAATGGTTATATACGTCAAATGAAAGATAATCATATTTCAATTTTCATAGTTTCATTTTCGTTACGAAATGTATACCATttgtatgtaaaatatatatatatatagtatatatttgcAATTAGTAAGTTTATTTTAGAAGTGATACTATGGCCAAACCAGGTTGAGAAGTATAAATTAGATGTGAAAGGAAGAAGtagaaactagaaaaaaaaaagaaaaataagcaaTGATTTACGGGCTTtggtaaagaaaaaaacatgaatcTTACGGTACGTTAGCTACACCAAATTTACTCTAATACAGTAGAAGTTATGTAACTGGTTGAATAAAACTTGCGAGCTACACCAAGTTTACTCTAATATAGTGGAAGCTAtctaatatatgaaaatatgtcCAAAATTACACCATATTAATGTAATACCTGCCACATATACGAAATAAATGCGGTAACATCATCACAACTggatttaattgattttaagcaGATTCAGTGGGTCAATCcgtaatgtattaaaattaacTCCGATTTAATAAATCCAACCGACCCGACTTTTTTACCCCACCCGTGTGTCGAGTTAACTCTCTTGTTTGGATCCCTAATTCGAAAATTAGAGTTCATAACAACAAAAACCAGTTTCAACACCGATTTTACACTTACCTGAAATACATAAATCTAATTTCTAAACCGATGTATCCATAACACACCTTtgccatttttcttttcttaatattttagttattttgttttgcCATTTCCAACTCTACTTTTGGAGTAAATTATGGAATGGGGATGGAGATGCCCTTATGAATCCTAATTTTCGAATTGGGGATCCAAACAAGAGAGTTAATACGATACAAATTGGTTAAAGGAGTTGGGTCAGGTCCGATTTATTTAATtggatttaattttaataaattacgGAATGATTCTATTAATTTcgcttaaaattaattaaacctTGTGATGTTGCTACCATATAGTCAATTATTTTGTATATGTGGTATGTATTAACTTAAATGTGATGTagttttaaacatattttatacattGGATGGTTTACACCATATTAGAATAAACTTCCCGTAGCTAGCAAACTTTTTTCCACATGGGTTGATCCccatatctctataatattatttaaaaaatatttttttatgctcTCATGTTAATTATTAGAAAAGCTAATTACAATCATATCTTtaatgaattataaaaattaaagctaatatcattattaacattttcttatctttttctgatagtttttgttatttattttagtttccttttctttctatttgttttcaaatcacatatataaaaaggcaatatttataaaatttaaaaatctggTCATATTAATAGTTATTTTGAGGTAATTTtccaaattattataattttaaattattttactgTTAAATTGGTTTCCAAATCACATATATACAAAATGTTAAAAACGtgatattgtatatataattgattTCCTAAAAAGGAAACTCAgcaaaaaaacataacattataaattaaaaattactaaaaataagttttctatcaaccaatttttttaataaactgaAGACTAATTGCTTTAAAGAACTAAGACTATAATACATAattacataattaatataacataagttgagatattttattaactaataataCAAATACTATgtcattattaaaaatatcttttgcttaatatattagttattttttaattttatgttatatagttttgtaaaatggaataaataacaaattatatttacaaaatgttGTATGTCTGGTTTGATTATTCAACTCCCAACCTATCaattcttcatctttttttctatttttatgtttaaaacaacaaatattaatCTTGGTATACATAGATTTCAACCAACATTAATCTAAGCAATTATAAAAAGATATTAGTCTTAGTATAATAATTAACAACACTAATCTTAGTATATTCTTAAAAACAATTgggtttaattaaaaaaaatcctacAATCAAATgtacacataataaaattaatcgGACTGACTAAATATGTTATACATACAATAAATGtctaattaaaagtaaaataatataaattaaatatatatatattaaaaataatttaaatgcagTTTAGGTAttgattaattattataatttatttgctttgtaaatatttatatggaaaatcACCTGGTGGCTATATTGTTTTATAAGACAGGCCTGATTCATAGATCAGTTTTTGTGGCCTGGGTACACTAAAGACAGGGACAGAGACCAATGATTATGGGTTTTAGCCTGCTTTCCTGAATCCTGATAATAGATCTTGTTTCCAACATGTTCATGTGAAAATAGGCAGgctttgagaagaagaaaactagaaaagtgttttttttttgtcaacagaaaagtgaattaaaaagaaaacaaaaatgaaaacatcgTCATTTTGTAATATAGGTTTTGAATTCTTGttaatgaaatatcattttTGGCCCATACTATCTTTTGCATCTAGACTGAAACGAAGGTTATTCATGCAAACAGacgattctttttttcttttgctttttctttttaaacaagACGATCCTAATTGTGATTTGTAAGCAAGGATTGTTTTTAAACAACCAATAGGCAGATCAATGTTCTCTATGGGGTAGAGCCGTAGAGTTATATTGGATGTCtccatttaaatttaattttaacagATTTCCACAAAAATTTCAAGAaacgttttcttttctttttggaatTGACGACGAATCAACCAAATTCGGTTGGTCTATATTCAAGTATTATCGACTccacaatatatttttttattattattttcaagaCCAACGACTTATCTCAAGTCAAGCACGAAATTACTCACCAAAATCCCTTAATGTCTGCATCAATTTATTTTCTCCTTAATATATACCTTTTCTGTATCGAAAAGATAATGGATCTACACGCcaaggaaaacaaaaacattgtgTGCTTTACCTCATTAGTGATTAGTAACATTCTGGTATCATAAACGTTTCCTTATATTATCTGTGTGAAACTACAACCATGTTGTATTTAATTGAAAACAACAAGGATTAGAGTACTACTATAAATTAACAGTTCaggatatgtaattaataaTACAATTACATGTACATTTAACATCAAAATAAGTTTCGttataagttaatttttaaGACTAAGATGACAATATAACAGTAAATTTCGTGTAGCGGGTCGTTGCCAATACTCCtgctggttttttttttaagcaacTATTTCAGATTCAAACACAGTGTTAAAGAGGTAAACAAAGATCTATATGTAACAATATATAGCCAAAAAGAAAAGTCTATACACAACTAATTGATGGTGTTGTGTTTCCAAGAAGGCAAGAACCATACAACAGAAGGTCAACGAGTATTATtgtcttctctatatgcattaACCGGTCCCGTAACAATACTTTGACGCTGGAAGCTTTCGgagtattttttatatattttcgtaTTATATGCATGTGAAGTTATTTTTGCGAAAGAAAGTTTAGTTAAAAAGTGATTTTTGGTGGTTAAAACATGCTTCCTTTCCCttggcccaaaaaaaaaatctcattacataaaaagaagaagacaagatgAAACAACGTAAAgcaattataattaattttcatcttcttaaattattttcagtTACCATTGTCTATCCAAATTCTATA comes from the Brassica napus cultivar Da-Ae chromosome A7, Da-Ae, whole genome shotgun sequence genome and includes:
- the LOC125576324 gene encoding probable peroxygenase 4, giving the protein MASSESTEVKFVPEEDNFLQRHVAFFDRNKDGIVYPSETYQGFRAIGCGYLLSAFASLFINMGLSSKTRPGKGFSLSFPIEVKNIHLAKHGSDSGVYDKDGRFVESKFEEIFAKHSHTHPNALTGKELQELLDSNKEANDRKGAIAAYTEWKILHYLCKDKNGLLHKDTVRAVYDGSLFEKLEKQTASKKHP